CTTAAAGTGCAGAGCCACATGTAGGGGTTCAGtcttctgtggttctgtgcagCCTATTTGAATGACTCAACTTCTTGTAGCATTCTTTCCTGCAGGAGAAATGTGTGGTTTTGTtaaatacttcagaaaaaaaaggttgaagCTTACCTCGCCCTTCTGGAAACTCTACCTCTACAAATCCCACGAAGTTTGCAGTATACAGAAGCTACCTCTCAAACATCTGTTACTTCTATTTTGAATTATTAAGGATATAACACATCCTTTATTTTATAGTGCTTTCATTTCTAGAATGATGAGAAGTAAAGTACGAttttaaatgaaagcaaaataagaTGAGTAGCCAAGagcttttcttctgttactAAATTGACAATGTTCAGTCTAGCAATACCAGGTTTTTCGAAAAAGTCCAAAATCCGCTATTGTTCAGAAGAATTTTGTGTCCTTACCTTGACTTCTGTTAAAATTAAGTCTGTGATTGATGTCCAGCTGATGTTTTATCACAGTTTCCCCTCACGGTGCATCAGGATCCCGTTGTGGCGTTAGGCGGTTTCTTGCCGAGACAGCAGCTCCTTCATCGGAAAGGAGTTACCGACTGCCGAGCGAACACCTGAAAACGTGGAAGCGAAGTGCCTGGGGCTCCGGGAGAGCCGGGAGGGGCTCCGGGAGAGAGCCGGGAGGGGCCCGCAGCGCTGCTGCCGCTCGGCGCGGCGCGGCCGGGGGCTCCATCGCCCGGGGAAAgctcggcggggccggcccGAGGGGGCGGGAGCCCCCGGCCCCGTGCCAATGGCTGCGGGGGGGTGGCTCTGCCCGGCCGTCTCGCTCGGTTACAGGATGGAAATTCCCGGCCTCCCCGGGGAGGGAGCTCGGGCTGCGCGCTCTGAAAGGCTCATTTATCCCCGCGCTGCCGCCCAGAGCGGCGGACCcgggctcctgctgcagccggCCCCGGCGCATCCCCGGCCCCGGCGCATCCCcggcccgcgccgccccgcACGATGCCCcgcgccccggccgccgccgccccgctgctgctgctgctggcgctgctgctggcggcggccccgccgcaCGGCGGCTCCGAGAGCCCCAAGGGGAAGCAGAAGGCGCTCCGCCAGCGGGAGGTGGTGGACGTGGTgagagcggcggggccgggagcggggccgggggccaggggccgggagcggggcgggcgggggtgttgggggagccgtgcgggcggggggcggctggAGGAGCCTTGGAGCCGCTTTTTTATTGTAAAGATGTGAAAAAATCGATAAATCAGAGGCTTTCGGAAAACCTCGCGGCCGCTGCAGGCAGGGCAGCGCCGCTCCCGCGCTGCTGGGCATCTCTCGTGGTTCAGTTAATTACGCCCTTGTTGTGCTGAATCAGGAAATTGCTGAGAACGGACTGGACGGTCTTCGACAGAAACCTCAGGGATTCGGCGGCCCGGTGTGTGTTTTAGTGTTTTCCTCATCGGGCCAGGGTCGGGGGTGGTGGCCGGAGCCGGCGGAGCCCCCACTCCCCGCCGTGCCCGATGCCGGGGGGACATCGCGGCGGGACCCGAGGCAGCGCCGTGGGCTGGTTCCTGCGCTCAGCGCACCGCAGGGGCAACCCCGAAACCTTAGAGTCCTTCCAACATAAGTCGTAAATGCTGTTTAGTTCCTTCCAACATAAGCAGTTAACTGTTGTTTAGCTCCTAAAAGGCTAGTGCATAAACagtaataaaagaagtacacaagattaaaaaaaagtctgctcttcagcagataCTCTGAAAACTATCTGCATGCTTACCGAACCCACTTTTCCTTGGAGTCGCATGAATGCATTATTCCCTTTGGCGGCAGGGACTGCACACCACTGTTTGTAATTCCATTGCTACTAGAAACCTGAAAGCATTGGGACTATCCCATCTCAGGGATACATGACAGGAGGGAAATTTTCCACTCCTTGGAATGTAGAAAGCAGATGTGAAGGTAATGTGTGAGCTGCTGGACTGCCGTTCCCCTTCTATAGAAAACCAGTGGTATGGTCATTCCTTCCATGATCGTCACAGAGATCACCGAAAGTGATGTGCTGGAAGCACCACTGATAGCAAAGCTCCTTCCCTTTCACTTCTTCATTGcctttttacttttattgtGGAAATTGAATTGCATTGAGAATAAGGAGTCTGTACACATGGATGATCTTACACTTTCTGTTGGAGCAGTATTTTAGGCTCCCTCATTTCTTTGAAATTGCTCGGTGCTTTTTGGGTGCAACAGAGTGAGCAACGAAGTGCAGGTAAATCAGTGGCAGCTGACTCGTGCACAGCCCAGCTGTACAGACTGCTTCAGCAAAAGCCTTGCCAGGGCAGAGTGAAGGCAGGACCGAGGGGGGATCTTGCCTTCAGTGGatgtttaaaatactttttatgcATTTCTAGCTTAAGAAATCGTGAAAAGACTTGATTTGGCAAGACAGACAATTTTATTTGGAGTGGAGCCCAAAGCCCAGATAATTCTTGTGCTCCCTTTTATTTCTTGGGATGTGCCATGGCTGAGGTGCTCTCCCTCTCTGGCTGTGGGTAGCAGCTCCTCTGTGGAGGCAGGCCAGCCCTTCTTAGTGTCTCTGGGGATGGGGGGCAATAGGCCAGAGCTTTGGCCTGCCCCCAGCTCTTGCCTATTTCCACATTCAGGATTTCTGTGGTGAGTAACCACATGTAAAAGCCAGAGCCAGTCACTGTTTCAAATAGAGTCCAGTAGGAAAGCAACAGCAAAACCAGATAACTGGTGCTGTGTGAAATAGCAATGTCCTTGCATTGTTCTCCTGGGTTGGCGTGTGTTTTGCCAATCTTCTCTTCAGCTAACTTTTCTAAAACATGGctttcttcattaaaatattCCAATACTTCCACCGCCTTTAGCCAGCAGTGTTTTCCTCTGGTGAAGGTAGTTAGGGAAAGCTAGCAAACCATTAATCGAACCCTCATTTTACTTCTTACTAGACCTCTCCATCTAatcactgattttatttttggagTGGCTCCAGCTAAGCCTGCGATGGGTATGCTGACTTTTGCACCAGAGCCTGTGAAAAGGCACAGCCTCAGTGAAGAAAATTCACCAGTCTGACAAAGGAGAGAGGGCAGAGGCTGTAGTTTACAGCTCCTTCAGTGCAGACAGGGGCATGGCTGGCATGAGGGGGAATAGTTACAGCACTGTTTCTTTTTGGAACAGGTGGGGATTCGGTGGTTTAAAATAGATGAAGACGAATAAAtgtgagaaagaggaagagcagaATATAGCTATCTGTGAGGATTTGGGATGAAGACTGGAGGAAGCAGTCAGTCATCAGATGGGAAAGAGCATATGAAGTAAAAGCCATGGCCAGCCCCTGCAGGCTCCTGCTCAGCATTTCCGTGCCTGCTGACACCAGCGTTCCTTCCGCATCCCGGCACTCAGGCTGCTGGGGGAAGGACCTCTGGGCTTCACAAACCTCCTCTCCAAGGCAGGAAATCCCAAGTCTCATAAAGTGAAAGTGTGTTAACATGGAGTTTGGAAGAGCAACATTTGACCTTTCCTAATATTGTGATGTTAGCAAGGATATTAGTGTGCCATCCTCCCATGTGTGCCTTCCCACTGTAACAAACAGGGTTCCTGGGCTCAGATTTATTCCAGGGTGCAGCTTCCCACGTCCATATCACCATCCATTTGTGTGCATTCTGGAGTCTGACTTGGGCTTGATTATCATGATGTGGTTCTGTCCCAGAGGAGCAGTGACAGAAGAAAAGTGGCATTAACCTTTCCTCTCTATGAAATGGAAAATTTTCTTCACAATTATACAAGTAATGGTGGGTTAGGAGAAATTAACTACTAACgtgacttctttttttgtttctgtattgAAATATTTTGACTCTTCTGAGGTTTTCCAACAGGTTTTAATTCTTGGACTAGGTAAATTTTTAATTCTAGGATTTATGtatcttttcattaaaaaaatgacatcttattttacagcaaattctgCTGGCTCTGCTTATCTTTCAAAAGctactcttcttttttttttcttctttggaacCATTTTTTTAGAGATGTAGAAATAGCCCATTAACTGTGGCACAGCaggggttttgtgttttgttgttattCATTTGTGTTTGTGACTTGGTTACCCTTGGAGTGAAGGGACGGAAGCAGCAAGATCTGTTCTGTGTTTCAGTATAATGGCATGTGCTTACAAGGCCCCAGTGGCGTTCCTGGACGGGATGGAAACCCAGGAGCCAATGGGatccctgggacacctgggattCCGGGACGGGATGGGCTGAAAGGGGAGAAGGGCGAGTGCATGCGGGAGAGCATCGAGGAGTCCTGGACACCCAACTTCAAGCAGTGCTCGTGGAGTGCGTTAAATTACGGCATCGACCTTGGGAAGATCGCGGTAAGTCAGCTCTGCCCGGAGCTGCTGCACCACCCACAGCAGCCTCTGGCCTGCCTCTGGGAGCTGGCCAGCACCAACCATACAGGTTTCCTGCTGGGACCTTTTTCTGCATGCGAGGGTGACCTTCTCAAAGGTTTAGCGACTTCAGTTTCCTCTCAGCTGTGTTTCAGCTATGTGCCTGTTTAATTTCTGTAATAGAGTTTCAGAAGAATTTTGTGGCTGGTGTAAGACCAGATCTGTAACTGTAAGGCTGAAAGTCACAATACCAAAAAAGTACCTCTGGCTTGCCCAAAACAGGGCAAGGTTTTAACCATTTCAGTCCTAAGGAGGATCTTTAGGATTGAAATGGTACATCTTTAATCTGTTAATTGTACAACTTTATAACTCTTCTGTTTAATCtgtacatttttttaatctgtttaatCTGTATATCTTTAATCTGTTAATTATACCTGTCTTTATAACTCTTGCTTCAAAGTGGTTGTTCACTGAAACTCAGTTGCAGGATGCTACTGCAAAGGATCAGCATTGCTCAGGAGCAGAATTGCCAATGTCACCCAGACTGACAGTCCGTCCTCCACTGAAGCCCTGGGTGTAAAACTTTCAAACACTTTGGTGTAAGCCCAGAAAAAATCCCTCCTCAATCCCAGCTATGAAGCAAAGCCTGGAGTGGTTACAGCAATTTAGTTGCTGTGCTGTGGCTAGAGGGAGAATCAACTTTTTCAGtagacttctttttttccccatgataTCCAACATTTTGAAGACAGGGTAACAGCCActtaaaaacctgaaaatacttatttttcagttgtgGAGCTTTTATCAGGGTATAAACCTTGTCTTGTGATAATTTTTATCAGGGTATAAACCTTGTCTTGTGATAATTGTTAACTCCGGGATTTCTGGTAGCAGAGACAGGAACTGCTGTCTTGTCATGCAAGGATCTGGGGATTGGACTAAATGAtcttcagaggtcccttccaatccttATGATTGTGTGATGCTGTGGCTTGAGTGCAGCTTTCAGAGAGCTTATACCCCTTTACATAAATCCCAGAAGGTAACTACGCTACCAACTTAACAGCAGGTGTAATCTAAATAAAGTTAAGAATTTCCATAATCCATTTCTGCTTTACCATCTAGCACGTGCTGTTCTGATTTGCATCTTTGCACCATGTGGCATTTGCCAGGCtcaagttttgtttttttttttcctagagggGACTAAAGAGAATAGCCaaagcattttgaaataaatatattccTAAATATGTGTCCAAAGTATGAATCCATAGAAAATGAATAGGTTCAAGCCCAGAGGTTTGCACCAAAGCGTTTTGTCTCCTGTCAGGAATGTACCTTTACCAAGATGCGGTCGAACAGCGCTCTGCGCGTGCTCTTCAGCGGCTCACTGCGGCTCAAGTGCAGGAACGCCTGCTGCCAGCGCTGGTACTTCACTTTCAATGGGGCAGAGTGTGCTGGGCCACTTCCTATTGAAGCCATCATATACCTAGACCAAGGAAGCCCGGAGCTGAATTCTACTATTAACATACACCGAACTTCCTCAGGTATGCACGCcgggagagcagagatggagtAGAAGGCAGTAGCAGTTACCAAAGGCAGAGAGTGCCATCTGCCTCACAAGGTCAGAGGACTGAAACAGGAGGCAGAAGAGTGGCCAGCTAACACTTTTTCCTCTTACTCTTCTGCCTCAGAGGTGACTATTGATAGTAACAGAATTATAATTATTTATTAAGTGGTACTTTATTGCTGTGTTATTTTTCATGGTATTTATATCCAGAGATTTAGAAATGGAAAACACTTCTATACAGACAGTTCTACTGATCTCTGCCACAACATGAATACAGAGACATTCTGTGCATTAGCCTATGGAGAAACAGCCTTACTGCCAAGTAGACAGTGTCATCCTGGCTTAAAATACCGGTATTTGCACATTATCTGTGCACAAAATGAGACTTATTCCTCCTGCAATTTCTACTCTGATTTCAGGTGGGGCACACAAGTACCTCCAAAGTGAAATACCTAGGAGCAATTATTCATTTGCTAAGCTGAGGCAAATTAGTGAAGTCATTCAACATGAAAGGATGTGATGCTAGGAAAAGGGAATGCAAAGTCTGTGCTCTTTCTCCATTTTCCTCCCTGTAGCACATGACTACATGAAATCTAACGTCTAGAGCTATCATAGGATTTCTTCAGCATAGGGGTAAAGCTGACTGATCTTCATTACCCAACCTCCAACTAGTGGTGCTAGTGGGGCATCAGGAGTGGAACTTTATAGAGGAGGAGTGAATTAGGAGTGGAAAAGCTTACAGGGTAGCAATCACCTTTACAGGGCTTAGCTGTAAGCCAGGTATGGCTgtgcccccaccccctcccatcACAGCTAGAAAGATGGCTGGAAGGGTATGGAGCCATAGTCCAGCTCCCAGTGTGTAAATTTGGGTATTTAAAGCTGCAGGTATACCTCCCATTGAGCCATCCTCTGGATTGTGATCTGCTTCAGGCATTGCAATGAGTGTCAGGCAGCAGCATGACAGAGGCACTGCATGGCTGTAACTGATGTTGCCACATCTCTATGTAgtagtttttatttctgaaattgtTCTAGAATTCTAAAAACTGTTAACATTTACAAAGTAGTA
This genomic interval from Aphelocoma coerulescens isolate FSJ_1873_10779 chromosome 2, UR_Acoe_1.0, whole genome shotgun sequence contains the following:
- the CTHRC1 gene encoding collagen triple helix repeat-containing protein 1, with protein sequence MPRAPAAAAPLLLLLALLLAAAPPHGGSESPKGKQKALRQREVVDVYNGMCLQGPSGVPGRDGNPGANGIPGTPGIPGRDGLKGEKGECMRESIEESWTPNFKQCSWSALNYGIDLGKIAECTFTKMRSNSALRVLFSGSLRLKCRNACCQRWYFTFNGAECAGPLPIEAIIYLDQGSPELNSTINIHRTSSVEGLCEGINAGLVDIAIWVGTCSDYPRGDASTGWNSVSRIIIEELPK